From one Botrytis cinerea B05.10 chromosome 7, complete sequence genomic stretch:
- the Bciqg1 gene encoding Bciqg1, whose product MSVMLQTPSRASTASSSSFQPVSRQNTMSSHDGARSARQSKRYSMTTLYLSMSANEKDLEIEDDLAKAQKVLRELKSKISSQSKKNFVLEKDVRYLDSRIALLIQNRMALEEQNEVASHLEDATDLQEGFFPNDEKTQKYGNLLFLLQSEPRHIAHLCRLVTMAEIDSLLQTVMFTIYGNQYESREEHLLLTMFQSVLTYQFDNTPEYSSLLRANTPVSRMMTTYTRRGPGQSYLKTVLADRINGLIELKDLDLEINPLKVYETMIAQIELETGGLPASLPRGVTAEQAADNTQVQAIIEPRLTMLMEIANGFLTTIIDGLEETPYGIRWICKQIRSLTKRKYPDANDQVICTLIGGFFFLRFINPAIVTPKSYMLIDGTPADRPRRTLTLIAKMLQNLANKPSYAKEPYMAKLQPFIQHNKERVNKFMLDLCEVQDFYESLEMDNYVALSKKDLELSITLNEVYATHALLDKHTAELNKDENSHLAVILADLGPAPAQLPRKDNRAINLPLFSKWETAIDDLTAALDITQEEVFFMEAKSTFVQIMRSIPSNSAVARRPLRLERVADAAGQYRNDAVMVRKGIRAMELLSQLQELGVIDKSDQFSLLRDEVEQELQHLGSLKDGVILETQKLDQVFKTIRDHNTYLVGQLETYKSYLHNVRSQSEGTKRKQQKHQVLGPYKFTHGELEKQGVIQKSNVPDNRRANIYFNFTSPLPGTFVISLHYKGRNRGLLELDLKLDDLLEMQKDNQEDLDLEYVQFNVPKVLALLNKRFARKKGW is encoded by the exons ATGAGTGTAATGCTTCAAACCCCTTCCCGGGCGTCAACagcctcatcttcttccttccaacCAGTTTCTCGACAAAATACCATGTCTTCACACGATGGGGCTCGCTCTGCCCGTCAATCAAAGAGATATTCTATGACTACCCTGTATCTTTCCATGTCTGCGAATGAGAAGGATTTGGAAATCGAGGATGATCTTGCGAAAG CACAAAAGGTTCTACGAGAGCTCAAATCGAAGATTTCATCACagtcgaagaagaatttcgTGTTGGAGAAAGACGTTAGGTATTTGGACTCGAGAATTGCATTATTGATTCAGAATCGCATGGCTTTGGAAGAG CAAAATGAGGTAGCTAGTCATTTGGAAGATGCGACCGACTTGCAAGAAGGTTTCTTCCCAAATGATGAGAAGACGCAAAAATATGgcaatcttttattcttgCTTCAATCAGAGCCCAGGCACATTGCACATTTGTGCCGCCTGGTCACCATGGCAGAGATCGATTCTTTACTGCAGACAGTCATGTTCACAATTTATGGAAATCAATATGAGAGCCGTGAAGAACATCTTCTTCTGACTATGTTTCAG TCTGTCTTAACATACCAATTTGATAACACGCCAGAATATTCCTCACTCCTCCGTGCGAACACCCCAGTATCGCGTATGATGACGACGTATACCAGAAGAGGTCCTGGGCAAAGTTACTTGAAGACTGTATTGGCAGACAGAATAAATGGGCTTATCGAGCTGAAGGATCTTGACTTGGAGATCAATCCCCTCAAGGTCTATGAAACAATGATTGCACAAATTGAGCTGGAGACGGGAGGACTCCCGGCTTCCCTACCCAGGGGAGTAACAGCAGAGCAAGCGGCAGATAATACACAGGTCCAGGCCATTATCGAACCGCGATTAACAATGCTTATGGAGATCGCAAATGGATTCCTTACAACAATTATCGACGGGTTAGAGGAAACACCGTACGGTATTCGATGGATCTGCAAACAAATTCGAAGCCTGACAAAGAGAAAGTACCCTGATGCCAACGACCAAGTGATTTGTACACTTATCGGAgggttcttcttcttgcgaTTTATCAACCCTGCTATTGTCACCCCTAAATCATATATGCTCATTGATGGAACTCCAGCCGATCGACCTAGACGAACTTTGACCTTGATTGCTAAGATGCTTCAAAACCTTGCCAACAAGCCCTCATATGCAAAGGAACCATATATGGCCAAACTTCAACCGTTCATTCAACATAACAAAGAACGAGTCAACAAGTTTATGCTTGATCTTTGTGAAGTTCAGGATTTTTATGAAAGTTTGGAAATGGATAACTATGTAGCATTATCTAAGAAGGATTTGGAGCTATCAATTACCCTCAATGAAGTTTATGCTACGCATGCTCTACTCGATAAACACACGGCCGAACTCAACAAAGATGAGAACTCGCATTTGGCAGTGATCTTGGCCGATTTAGGGCCAGCCCCTGCACAACTACCCAGAAAAGACAATAGGGCTATCAACTTACCACTGTTCAGCAAATGGGAAACCGCGATCGATGATTTGACAGCTGCCCTCGACATTACCCAAGAGGAAGTATTCTTTATGGAGGCCAAGTCAACATTCGTTCAAATCATGAGATCGATTCCGAGCAACAGCGCTGTGGCGCGTAGGCCACTTCGTCTTGAAAGAGTTGCTGATGCAGCAGGTCAATACCGAAATGATGCTGTCATGGTACGCAAAGGTATTCGGGCGATGGAATTATTGAGCCAGCTGCAGGAATTGGGGGTCATTGATAAATCAGATCAGTTCAGCCTCTTGCGGGACGAGGTTGAACAagaacttcaacatcttggATCACTTAAAGACGGAGTTATTCTCGAAACTCAAAAACTCGATCAAGTTTTCAAGACCATTCGAGACCACAACACTTATCTAGTCGGTCAACTCGAAACTTACAAAAGTTATCTGCACAATGTTCGGAGCCAAAGTGAAGGAACCAAGCGAAAACAACAAAAGCACCAAGTCTTGGGTCCGTATAAATTCACTCACGGCGAATTAGAGAAACAAGGCGTTATTCAGAAGAGCAACGTACCCGACAACAGAAGAGCCAATATCTACTTCAACTTTACCAGTCCTTTGCCCGGAACCTTTGTCATTTCGTTACATTACAAAG GGCGAAATCGCGGTTTACTGGAGCTTGATCTGAAGCTTGATGACTTACTCGAGATGCAAAAGGATAATCAAGAAGATCTTGACCTGGAGTACGTTCAGTTCAACGTGCCAAAGGTTCTTGCTCTCTTGAATAAACGTTTCGCTAGGAAGAAAGGATGGTAA
- the Bcpri1 gene encoding Bcpri1 produces MPHSISAGEPSIKSQENMADSEENRDDAQISQEAENASANTQVAELNDDEDITMADAGVQSEAIPQAAAKIETNLSDLFADLESDDEFPSTNAKEEKVSSSPEAPASPVNIGPTSRSSDPEVMRSFYQRLFPWRHLFQWLNHSPTPSTDFGHREFAFTLQNDAYLRYQAFPTSDLLRKDVLRLMPSRFEIGPVYSTNPRDRKTLRKSSAFRPIAKELCFDIDLTDYDEIRTCCDKANICNKCWQFITMAIKVVDVALRDDFGFKHIMWVYSGRRGAHAWVCDKKARQMDDQKRRAIAGYLEVIRGGSQTAKKVNVKRPLHPHVLRSLDILKGHFQNDILHDQDPWEEDDKIDKLLQLLPDRTLNESLRKKWSSAPGRSSTSKWADIDALAKSTKGLDPRALLEAKQDIVLEYTYPRLDIEVSKHLNHLLKSPFVVHPGTGRVCVPIDTRHVGDFDPLAVPTVTELLGEIDQWTPPEAGDLDGKSIQDWEKTSLKPYVDYFRSFVAALMKDESDIKIKRERDTDAMAF; encoded by the exons ATGCCACACTCTATATCCGCCGGAGAACCCTCGATAAAATCACAAGAGAATATGGCAGATAGCGAAGAGAACCGGGATGACGCACAAATAAGTCAAGAAGCAGAGAATGCGTCTGCCAACACGCAGGTTGCTGAGTTGAATGATGACGAAGATATTACAATGGCAGACGCTGGAGTACAAAGCGAGGCGATACCTCAGGCGGCTGCGAAAATCGAGACCAATTTATCAGATTTGTTTGCAGATTTAGAGTCTGACGATGAATTCCCAAGTACAAATgcgaaagaggaaaaggtgTCCAGCTCACCTGAAGCGCCAGCTTCCCCAGT aaatatAGGTCCTACATCGCGATCATCAGATCCGGAAGTTATGCGATCCTTTTATCAGAGACTTTTCCCTTGGCGCCACTTATTTCAATGGCTCAATCATTCTCCGACGCCCTCAACCGACTTTGGACATCGTGAATTTGCATTCACCCTTCAAAACGATGCATACTTGCGATACCAAGCATTCCCAACCTCCGATCT TCTACGTAAGGATGTCCTTCGTCTTATGCCGTCAAGATTCGAAATTGGCCCAGTATATAGTACAAATCCCAGGGATCGCAAAACACTTCGCAAGTCTTCCGCCTTTCGACCAATAGCCAAAGAATTATGCTTCGATATCGATTTGACGGATTACGACGAGATCAGAACGTGCTGCGACAAAGCAAACATCTGCAATAAGTGCTGGCAATTCATTACTATGGCTATCAAAGTGGTTGATGTTGCGCTACGTGACGATTTTGGTTTCAAACATATCATGTGGGTATATTCTGGAAGGAGAGGAGCTCACGCTTGGGTATGCGACAAGAAAGCCAGGCAAATGGACGACCAGAAGAGAAGGGCTATTGCAGGATATCTAGAGGTCATTCGAGGTGGATCACAAACTGCGAAAAAAGTTAATGTGAAAAGACCACTGCATCCGCACGTATT ACGAAGTCTCGATATACTTAAAGGGCACTTCCAAAACGATATCCTTCATGATCAAGATCCGTGGGAGGAAGACGATAAGATCGACAAGTTATTACAGCTTCTACCTGACAGAACACTGAATGAAAGTTTACGGAAAAAGTGGAGCTCTGCTCCTGGACGGTCATCAACATCGAAATGGGCTGATATTGATGCATTGGCAAAATCTACCAAGGGTTTGGATCCAAGAGCCTTACTAGAAGCGAAGCAAGATATTGTTCTCGAATACACGTACCCTCGACTTGATATCGAAGTCAGCAAACATCTCAACCATTTACTCAAAAGTCCTTTCGTCGTACACCCAGGCACAGGAAGAGTGTGTGTTCCTATAGACACCAGACATGTGGGGGATTTTGATCCTCTGGCTGTACCAACTGTGACTGAACTTCTGGGTGAGATCGACCAGTGGACCCCGCCCGAAGCTGGTGATTTGGATGGAAAAAGCATACAAGATTGGGAGAAAACAAGTTTGAAGCCATACGTAGACTACTTCAGATCATTTGTCGCAGCTCTAATGAAAGATGAAAgcgatatcaaaattaaaaggGAGCGAGATACAGATGCGATGGCATTCTAG